A window of the Acidimicrobiales bacterium genome harbors these coding sequences:
- a CDS encoding D-2-hydroxyacid dehydrogenase family protein, which produces MARIAVLDDYIGCAEEFGDWAPLVDEHEIVFFREPIPADHLVEAIAGFDVLVITQQRTWFPREVLERLPNLRLIVTNASTSNAVDHECRRELGIMLCGTFDPGQSGGPSGSTEAARLGLLSPPAELAWALLFAVTKRLGIEDREIRAGGWQTGFPLPLSGKTLGLAGLGNIGGMMCGPARAFNMDVIAWSEHLTEERAAERGARLVTKEELLRESDVLAIFLQLSERTRGLFGAAEFGQMKRGAFLVNVSRGPIVEEQALVDALRSGQLAGAALDVFEQEPLPRDHPFRSLENVVLTPHVGYVTEAGFRRAFTRMAEDVVAYFAGTPIRVVD; this is translated from the coding sequence ATGGCCCGCATCGCTGTGCTCGACGACTACATCGGCTGCGCGGAGGAGTTCGGAGACTGGGCACCTCTCGTCGATGAGCACGAGATCGTGTTCTTCCGCGAGCCCATCCCAGCCGACCATCTTGTCGAGGCGATCGCCGGCTTCGACGTGCTCGTGATCACCCAGCAGCGGACGTGGTTCCCCCGGGAGGTCCTTGAACGCCTCCCGAACCTCCGGCTCATCGTGACCAACGCGTCGACGAGCAACGCCGTCGACCACGAGTGCCGCCGCGAGCTCGGCATCATGCTCTGCGGCACCTTCGATCCGGGCCAGAGCGGCGGTCCCAGCGGCAGCACCGAGGCGGCCCGGCTCGGGCTGCTGTCACCTCCCGCCGAGCTCGCCTGGGCGCTCCTGTTCGCGGTCACCAAGCGCCTCGGGATCGAGGACCGCGAGATCCGAGCAGGGGGCTGGCAGACGGGCTTCCCGCTGCCGCTCTCGGGGAAGACCCTCGGCCTCGCGGGCCTCGGGAACATCGGCGGGATGATGTGCGGCCCCGCGCGGGCGTTCAACATGGACGTCATCGCGTGGAGCGAGCACCTGACCGAGGAACGTGCCGCCGAGCGCGGTGCACGTCTCGTGACCAAGGAGGAGCTCCTTCGCGAATCCGATGTCCTCGCGATCTTCCTTCAGCTGAGCGAGCGCACACGCGGGCTCTTCGGCGCCGCCGAGTTCGGGCAGATGAAGCGCGGCGCCTTCCTCGTGAACGTCTCGCGCGGGCCGATCGTCGAGGAGCAGGCGCTCGTCGACGCGCTGCGCTCGGGCCAGCTCGCGGGCGCCGCCCTCGATGTCTTCGAGCAGGAGCCGCTGCCGCGCGACCACCCGTTCCGCTCGCTCGAGAACGTGGTGCTCACCCCGCAC